One window of Cydia pomonella isolate Wapato2018A chromosome 7, ilCydPomo1, whole genome shotgun sequence genomic DNA carries:
- the LOC133519881 gene encoding uncharacterized protein LOC133519881 isoform X1 produces the protein MLWKFVLVASLALGVFGRSTSDVSDTSYEEYSQRVATEYCNATHAEDKTSEVKSAMLTFRKCLDDAINIETFSKEMEKAENSVVIYDELIQKYCAKAPQLKECASDLVKGMSPCLPAGLDRTAVKSTNTLIDFVCDNNGARITSFVKADGPRCIKDTIFDIVYCQHAIKFNLTKFANVSGDEIASSLFTMSEKDWCVLVDQSLECLVNAIKSCPNPALGQLGQELHHVYLGSLSCSEVIQNANTEVVARTEGTVDTTTGSSGIFGSFTFSVPDNSPYGKFSQLVSSELCNATHAEDNTAEVKSAMITFAQCLNDVTNIEIFAYEMEKAYNSGVYDKVIQEFCAKAPQVKECTGELVKGLTPCLPPGLDRTAVKSTNTLIDFVCDNNGARITSFVKADGPRCIRDSMYYIAYCQKAIYFNLTNVFNVSGDGVTSSLFALSERDKCVMVDQGLECLVNAIKSCPNPALGQLVQEFHDVYLESLSCSEVTQHANTEVVAVTEGKVDTTTGSSDAGKDIDQLKKIKLELDVRAAELQIWNRENELNVQHTALTSDIKTNGH, from the exons ATGTTGTGGAAATTTGTTTTGGTTGCTTCTCTAGCTTTGG gAGTATTTGGCCGCTCCACGAGCGATGTTTCTGACACATCCTATGAAGAGTACAGCCAACGAGTGGCTACGGAATATTGCAACGCCACTCATGCCGAAGACAAGACGTCAGAAGTCAAG TCTGCAATGTTAACATTCAGAAAGTGTTTAGACGACGCGATCAATATTGAAACTTTCTCCAAAGAAATGGAAAAAGCGGAGAACAGCGTAGTAATATATGACGAATTAATCCAAAA GTACTGTGCTAAAGCTCCGCAGCTAAAAGAATGTGCCAGCGACTTGGTCAAAGGAATGTCTCCATGCTTGCCGGCCGGATTGGACCGTACTGCGGTGAAGAGCACCAACACCCTGATCGACTTCGTTTGCGACAATAACGGTGCTAGGATAACAT CATTCGTTAAAGCGGACGGCCCGCGGTGTATTAAGGACACGATTTTTGATATCGTTTATTGCCAACACGCCATAAAATTTAACCTCACGAAGTTTGCAAATGTGTCTGGAGATGAAATAGCTAGTTCATTATTCACTATGTCTGAAAAG GACTGGTGTGTCTTGGTGGACCAGAGCTTGGAGTGTTTGGTGAACGCGATAAAGAGTTGCCCGAACCCAGCTCTCGGACAACTGGGCCAGGAATTACATCACGTCTACTTAGGAAGCCTGTCTTGCTCTGAG GTAATTCAAAATGCCAATACGGAAGTGGTCGCAAGAACTGAAGGAACAGTAGACACTACAACTGGAAGCTCAG GAATATTCGGCAGCTTTACGTTCTCTGTTCCTGATAATTCACCTTATGGTAAATTCAGTCAACTAGTGTCTTCGGAACTTTGCAACGCCACTCATGCCGAAGACAATACGGCAGAAGTCAAG tctGCAATGATAACATTCGCACAGTGTTTGAACGACGTGACCAATATTGAAATTTTCGCGTATGAAATGGAAAAAGCTTATAACAGCGGAGTATATGACAAAGTAATTCAAGA GTTCTGTGCTAAAGCTCCGCAGGTGAAGGAATGTACTGGCGAACTAGTTAAAGGATTGACTCCATGCCTGCCGCCCGGATTGGACCGTACCGCAGTGAAGAGCACCAACACCCTGATCGACTTCGTTTGCGACAATAATGGTGCAAGGATAAcct CATTTGTCAAAGCGGATGGTCCACGGTGCATTAGAGACTCGATGTATTATATCGCATATTGTCAAAAAGCCATATATTTCAACCTAACGAATGTGTTTAATGTCTCTGGTGATGGAGTAACTAGTTCGCTGTTCGCTCTATCTGAAAGG gaCAAGTGTGTCATGGTGGACCAGGGTTTGGAGTGTTTGGTAAACGCGATAAAGAGTTGCCCGAACCCAGCTCTCGGACAACTGGTCCAGGAGTTCCACGACGTCTACTTAGAAAGCCTGTCTTGCTCTGAG GTAACGCAACATGCAAATACAGAAGTGGTCGCAGTAACTGAAGGAAAAGTAGACACTACAACTGGAAGCTCAGATGCGGGTAAAGATATCGATCaactcaaaaaaataaaacttgaattaGACGTGCGAGCTGCGGAACTGCAGATTTGGAACAGAGAAAACGAACTGAACGTACAGCATACCGCCCTCACCTCGGATATAAAAACGAACGGGCATTAG
- the LOC133519881 gene encoding uncharacterized protein LOC133519881 isoform X2, whose translation MFLTHPMKSTANEWLRNIATPLMPKTRRQKSRYCAKAPQLKECASDLVKGMSPCLPAGLDRTAVKSTNTLIDFVCDNNGARITSFVKADGPRCIKDTIFDIVYCQHAIKFNLTKFANVSGDEIASSLFTMSEKDWCVLVDQSLECLVNAIKSCPNPALGQLGQELHHVYLGSLSCSEVIQNANTEVVARTEGTVDTTTGSSGIFGSFTFSVPDNSPYGKFSQLVSSELCNATHAEDNTAEVKSAMITFAQCLNDVTNIEIFAYEMEKAYNSGVYDKVIQEFCAKAPQVKECTGELVKGLTPCLPPGLDRTAVKSTNTLIDFVCDNNGARITSFVKADGPRCIRDSMYYIAYCQKAIYFNLTNVFNVSGDGVTSSLFALSERDKCVMVDQGLECLVNAIKSCPNPALGQLVQEFHDVYLESLSCSEVTQHANTEVVAVTEGKVDTTTGSSDAGKDIDQLKKIKLELDVRAAELQIWNRENELNVQHTALTSDIKTNGH comes from the exons ATGTTTCTGACACATCCTATGAAGAGTACAGCCAACGAGTGGCTACGGAATATTGCAACGCCACTCATGCCGAAGACAAGACGTCAGAAGTCAAG GTACTGTGCTAAAGCTCCGCAGCTAAAAGAATGTGCCAGCGACTTGGTCAAAGGAATGTCTCCATGCTTGCCGGCCGGATTGGACCGTACTGCGGTGAAGAGCACCAACACCCTGATCGACTTCGTTTGCGACAATAACGGTGCTAGGATAACAT CATTCGTTAAAGCGGACGGCCCGCGGTGTATTAAGGACACGATTTTTGATATCGTTTATTGCCAACACGCCATAAAATTTAACCTCACGAAGTTTGCAAATGTGTCTGGAGATGAAATAGCTAGTTCATTATTCACTATGTCTGAAAAG GACTGGTGTGTCTTGGTGGACCAGAGCTTGGAGTGTTTGGTGAACGCGATAAAGAGTTGCCCGAACCCAGCTCTCGGACAACTGGGCCAGGAATTACATCACGTCTACTTAGGAAGCCTGTCTTGCTCTGAG GTAATTCAAAATGCCAATACGGAAGTGGTCGCAAGAACTGAAGGAACAGTAGACACTACAACTGGAAGCTCAG GAATATTCGGCAGCTTTACGTTCTCTGTTCCTGATAATTCACCTTATGGTAAATTCAGTCAACTAGTGTCTTCGGAACTTTGCAACGCCACTCATGCCGAAGACAATACGGCAGAAGTCAAG tctGCAATGATAACATTCGCACAGTGTTTGAACGACGTGACCAATATTGAAATTTTCGCGTATGAAATGGAAAAAGCTTATAACAGCGGAGTATATGACAAAGTAATTCAAGA GTTCTGTGCTAAAGCTCCGCAGGTGAAGGAATGTACTGGCGAACTAGTTAAAGGATTGACTCCATGCCTGCCGCCCGGATTGGACCGTACCGCAGTGAAGAGCACCAACACCCTGATCGACTTCGTTTGCGACAATAATGGTGCAAGGATAAcct CATTTGTCAAAGCGGATGGTCCACGGTGCATTAGAGACTCGATGTATTATATCGCATATTGTCAAAAAGCCATATATTTCAACCTAACGAATGTGTTTAATGTCTCTGGTGATGGAGTAACTAGTTCGCTGTTCGCTCTATCTGAAAGG gaCAAGTGTGTCATGGTGGACCAGGGTTTGGAGTGTTTGGTAAACGCGATAAAGAGTTGCCCGAACCCAGCTCTCGGACAACTGGTCCAGGAGTTCCACGACGTCTACTTAGAAAGCCTGTCTTGCTCTGAG GTAACGCAACATGCAAATACAGAAGTGGTCGCAGTAACTGAAGGAAAAGTAGACACTACAACTGGAAGCTCAGATGCGGGTAAAGATATCGATCaactcaaaaaaataaaacttgaattaGACGTGCGAGCTGCGGAACTGCAGATTTGGAACAGAGAAAACGAACTGAACGTACAGCATACCGCCCTCACCTCGGATATAAAAACGAACGGGCATTAG